One window from the genome of Oryza glaberrima chromosome 3, OglaRS2, whole genome shotgun sequence encodes:
- the LOC127765961 gene encoding alpha-amylase/trypsin inhibitor-like has protein sequence MAPSLATSSTLALFLLVAVSIADAATFTITNRCQYTVWPAAVPSGGGTKLDPGQTWTINVPAGTTGGRVWARTGCGFDGSGNGQCQTGDCGGKLRCTAYGAAPNTLAEFALNQWNNLDFFDISLIDGFNVPMAFLPAGSGAGCPKGGPRCATAITPQCPSELRAPGGCNNACTVFRQDRYCCTGSAANSCGPTNYSEFFKRLCPDAYSYPKDDASSTYTCPAGTNYQVVFCP, from the coding sequence ATGGCGCCTTCCCTCGCCACCTCTTCCACCCTcgctctcttcctcctcgtcgccgtctccaTCGCCGACGCTGCGACATTCACCATCACCAACAGGTGCCAGTACACGgtgtggccggcggcggtgccatCGGGCGGCGGCACGAAGCTCGACCCGGGGCAGACGTGGACCATCAACGTGCCGGCCGGGACGACGGGCGGGCGCGTGTGGGCGCGCACGGGCTGCGGTTTCGACGGCAGCGGCAACGGGCAGTGCCAGACGGGCGACTGCGGCGGGAAGCTGCGGTGCACGGCGTACGGCGCGGCGCCCAACACCCTGGCCGAGTTCGCGCTGAACCAGTGGAACAACCTCGACTTCTTCGACATCTCCCTCATCGACGGCTTCAACGTGCCCATGGCCTTCCTCcccgccggcagcggcgccgggtGCCCCAAAGGCGGGCCGCGGTGCGCCACGGCCATCACGCCGCAGTGCCCCAGCGAGCTGAGGGCGCCCGGCGGGTGCAACAACGCGTGCACGGTGTTCAGGCAGGACAGGTACTGCTGCACCGGATCGGCGGCCAACAGCTGCGGCCCGACCAACTACTCGGAGTTCTTCAAGCGGCTGTGCCCGGACGCCTACAGCTACCCCAAGGACGACGCCTCCAGCACCTACACTTGCCCGGCCGGCACCAACTACCAGGTCGTCTTCTGCCCATGA